From the Syntrophomonadaceae bacterium genome, one window contains:
- a CDS encoding cobyrinate a,c-diamide synthase, whose translation MHTPRIMISGTHSGVGKTSIAVGLMKAFSAKGLRVQPFKIGPDYIDPGYHTVAAGRTSSNLDAFLLPESTLIELYARNSADSHISLIEGVMGLFDGKQDNPTKTSSAYIAKILKTPIILVVDASSMGHSIAALVKGYSSFDQDLNIVGVIANRVGSDRHLQIIRQAIEETCHLTFFGAIKKDFLPSLNKRHLGLLPVWEQKELTTIIDMLGAAIAETVDLNLIIKNAMQAPPIAVNSNSQVFRSERPQKSVPIAIARDSSFNFYYQDALDFLENQGGELISFSPVKDEKIPKEAKGLLLGGGFPEVFAETLASNHRTLSSIREFAISGRPIYAECGGLMYLCEQLIGFDQRSYQMSGVIPATAIMERKIQGLGYRVATALKDNAIAPAGIQLYGHEFHYSKLIHSEPFPWAYHYNGHQEGSMEGYASGNILASYLHLHWAGQPETAARFISRCQSSLEDSFA comes from the coding sequence ATGCATACCCCACGCATAATGATCTCTGGAACCCATAGCGGAGTCGGAAAAACATCCATTGCAGTTGGCCTTATGAAAGCCTTCTCTGCCAAAGGTCTTCGGGTGCAACCATTTAAAATAGGGCCGGATTATATTGATCCAGGATACCATACAGTTGCAGCTGGGCGGACCAGTAGCAACCTTGATGCTTTTCTATTGCCTGAATCAACCCTCATAGAGCTATATGCCCGGAATTCTGCGGACTCTCATATATCATTAATTGAGGGAGTAATGGGTTTGTTTGATGGAAAACAGGACAACCCTACCAAAACCAGCTCTGCCTACATCGCAAAAATTCTTAAAACCCCAATTATCCTCGTTGTTGACGCTTCTTCAATGGGGCATAGTATTGCTGCCCTGGTAAAGGGCTACTCCTCTTTTGATCAGGATTTAAATATTGTGGGAGTAATTGCCAACAGGGTGGGCAGCGACCGCCATCTTCAGATTATCCGGCAAGCAATAGAAGAAACATGTCATCTGACTTTTTTCGGAGCCATCAAAAAAGACTTCCTGCCAAGCCTCAACAAGAGACATTTGGGGTTGTTGCCGGTATGGGAGCAAAAGGAATTAACAACTATTATTGATATGTTAGGTGCAGCCATTGCAGAGACTGTTGATTTAAATTTAATCATTAAAAATGCAATGCAAGCACCCCCGATAGCCGTTAATTCAAATAGCCAGGTTTTCAGATCAGAACGTCCACAGAAAAGTGTACCCATTGCTATCGCGCGGGACTCTTCCTTTAATTTTTATTATCAGGACGCTCTCGATTTTTTAGAAAATCAGGGTGGAGAGCTAATCTCCTTTAGCCCGGTAAAGGATGAAAAAATTCCAAAGGAAGCAAAAGGTTTGTTATTGGGCGGAGGATTCCCGGAAGTCTTTGCGGAAACATTAGCCAGTAATCATCGGACCTTGTCTTCGATCAGGGAATTCGCAATTTCAGGCAGACCAATTTATGCTGAATGCGGCGGGTTGATGTATTTATGCGAACAATTAATAGGTTTTGACCAGAGATCCTATCAAATGTCAGGAGTAATCCCAGCTACGGCAATTATGGAACGTAAAATTCAAGGATTGGGTTACAGGGTCGCGACAGCCCTCAAGGATAATGCGATTGCTCCCGCAGGCATTCAATTGTACGGACATGAATTTCATTACTCAAAACTAATTCATTCTGAACCATTTCCATGGGCATATCACTATAATGGACATCAGGAAGGAAGCATGGAAGGCTATGCATCCGGAAATATTTTAGCTTCGTACCTTCATCTTCATTGGGCTGGTCAGCCTGAGACGGCAGCACGTTTTATCAGTAGATGCCAGAGCTCTTTGGAGGACAGCTTCGCATGA
- the cobS gene encoding adenosylcobinamide-GDP ribazoletransferase: protein MTYLLVFFAALQFLTRIPLNLPFLNGRITGEIMAKSISCFPLVGLLMGCIVWAFFIIGNHLFNPWTAAAMIIAVQIILSGGLHIDGFMDTSDALFSHKSRHQMLEIMRDSRVGALGAASAIVLLLLKFSLLAQLTFEASFVILTSMLVLSRWTLVIAIVVFPYAREAGLGKAFQGNKGLSSFLVACLFTFFILLSLQTPYLFLVWLAVSILTFLIGKWLSSLLGGLTGDTYGWLSEISEIICLMLLIVYLV, encoded by the coding sequence ATGACATATCTGCTTGTTTTCTTTGCAGCCCTGCAATTTTTAACCAGAATACCTTTAAACCTCCCTTTTTTAAACGGTAGGATTACGGGGGAAATAATGGCCAAAAGCATTTCCTGTTTTCCATTGGTTGGCCTACTAATGGGTTGCATAGTTTGGGCTTTTTTTATTATTGGAAATCACCTTTTTAATCCCTGGACAGCAGCAGCCATGATCATAGCAGTTCAAATCATATTATCCGGTGGGCTTCATATTGATGGTTTTATGGATACAAGTGATGCGCTTTTCTCACATAAATCGCGCCACCAAATGTTGGAGATTATGAGAGACAGCAGGGTGGGAGCGTTAGGTGCAGCGTCCGCAATTGTCCTTTTGTTATTAAAATTCTCGCTATTGGCCCAATTAACTTTCGAAGCCTCATTTGTAATTCTCACAAGCATGTTGGTTCTTTCTCGCTGGACCTTAGTCATTGCTATCGTCGTTTTTCCATATGCCAGAGAAGCAGGCCTGGGGAAAGCATTCCAAGGCAATAAAGGATTAAGCTCCTTCTTGGTTGCCTGCCTGTTTACCTTTTTTATTTTATTATCCCTGCAAACACCCTACCTTTTCTTGGTTTGGCTCGCTGTTTCCATTTTAACCTTTCTTATTGGCAAGTGGCTGTCCAGCCTCTTAGGTGGTTTAACGGGGGATACTTATGGCTGGCTGTCAGAGATTAGCGAGATTATCTGTTTGATGCTCCTGATTGTATATTTAGTTTGA
- a CDS encoding threonine-phosphate decarboxylase — protein sequence MAFLPPHGGNIALASQVYGLSEKEIIDFSANINPLGPPPKAYEAIIKNLALITRYPDPSSRALKEQLSLHIEVPQENILVGNGASEIIYLLTNSIRPKKVMVMAPTFSEYALAAKASGAEVIEYSLQRNHDFSYSSDVAAAMNSHQIDLLFLCNPNNPVGNLIPPHYLATTIEAARKLGITVILDESFLDFTGQRNILTMARKAVIEKGLIVLYSLTKFYALPGLRLGCAVSTENTIKFLEENRDPWSVNVLAQVAGVHALQDKAFIKQTLDWLDSEKSFLYNKLSNIKGLRPLKPEVNYICIELCDPGFNSHDLTYALGKKGFLVRNCANYSNMGLSFIRIAIKERPHNELLLKCLREICGAFEGEGTNGKILSD from the coding sequence ATGGCCTTTCTTCCCCCACATGGAGGAAACATTGCTCTGGCCAGTCAGGTTTACGGACTATCAGAAAAGGAGATCATTGACTTCAGCGCTAATATTAATCCTCTAGGCCCCCCACCCAAGGCATATGAGGCCATTATCAAGAACCTTGCTTTAATCACTCGTTATCCCGATCCTTCTAGCAGGGCTCTGAAGGAACAACTGTCCCTTCACATAGAGGTACCGCAGGAAAACATCCTGGTTGGCAATGGTGCTAGTGAAATAATTTATTTGCTAACAAATTCTATTCGCCCCAAAAAAGTAATGGTAATGGCTCCAACCTTTAGCGAATATGCTCTAGCAGCGAAAGCTTCCGGGGCGGAAGTGATTGAATATTCCTTGCAGCGCAATCATGATTTCTCCTATAGTTCTGATGTTGCTGCAGCGATGAATTCTCACCAAATAGACCTATTATTTCTTTGCAACCCAAATAACCCAGTCGGTAATTTAATACCCCCGCACTATTTAGCGACAACTATAGAAGCAGCACGTAAACTCGGCATAACTGTTATTCTTGATGAATCTTTTTTAGATTTTACCGGCCAAAGAAACATCCTGACAATGGCCAGAAAGGCTGTTATTGAGAAAGGATTGATAGTCTTATATTCTTTAACCAAATTTTATGCCTTGCCAGGCTTAAGATTGGGGTGCGCTGTATCAACAGAGAATACCATTAAGTTTCTTGAAGAAAATCGCGATCCCTGGAGTGTTAATGTATTGGCACAGGTAGCTGGGGTTCACGCGTTGCAGGACAAGGCGTTTATCAAGCAAACCTTGGATTGGCTAGATTCTGAGAAATCCTTTCTATACAACAAATTGTCAAACATTAAAGGGTTACGCCCCCTTAAACCTGAAGTCAACTACATTTGTATTGAGTTATGCGATCCCGGTTTCAATTCTCATGATCTAACTTACGCTTTAGGCAAGAAAGGATTTCTGGTCAGAAACTGTGCTAATTATTCAAATATGGGTCTTTCCTTTATCAGGATTGCGATCAAAGAAAGACCTCACAACGAACTTTTGCTAAAATGCCTGCGGGAAATCTGCGGTGCTTTTGAAGGAGAGGGGACAAATGGGAAGATTTTATCTGATTAG
- the cobC gene encoding alpha-ribazole phosphatase produces the protein MGRFYLIRHGETLWNTEARYQGHTDTSLNEKGLYQAKKLQDRFIKEPFHEIFSSDLSRAADTARIIAEPKNIPVHLTASLRELCFGQWEGFTYNEVILKYGDSINKWYNNPDRIMVPGGEPLLSMIKRIEDFIYSLATAQPDNCFVIVTHGGPIRGIIAKINNIPLNEIWKIKIENGSITTLETNNNAIRVIAINETSHLY, from the coding sequence ATGGGAAGATTTTATCTGATTAGGCATGGAGAAACTTTATGGAATACTGAAGCCCGGTATCAGGGCCATACAGATACTTCTCTCAATGAAAAAGGCCTGTACCAAGCTAAAAAACTACAAGACAGGTTTATTAAGGAACCTTTCCATGAAATATTTAGCAGTGATTTAAGCCGGGCGGCGGATACAGCAAGAATTATCGCCGAGCCCAAAAATATTCCTGTCCACCTAACTGCTTCGTTACGAGAACTTTGTTTTGGACAGTGGGAAGGATTTACTTACAACGAAGTTATTCTCAAATACGGGGACTCGATAAACAAATGGTACAATAACCCCGATCGGATTATGGTGCCAGGGGGAGAACCCCTTTTATCCATGATAAAAAGAATAGAAGACTTTATTTACTCCCTGGCCACAGCTCAGCCTGACAATTGTTTCGTTATAGTAACCCACGGGGGCCCGATCAGGGGTATTATAGCAAAAATAAATAACATTCCTTTAAACGAAATTTGGAAAATAAAAATTGAAAATGGGTCAATTACTACCTTGGAAACTAATAACAATGCTATCAGGGTTATCGCTATAAACGAAACGAGCCACTTGTATTAG
- a CDS encoding helix-turn-helix domain-containing protein, translating to MAEDFQSRVPWSTEPGLKQKTREVGIDFDRFIEQIAANRSDVEIASDFGVPIKVITHLRDHFLHLGIHSIVGQD from the coding sequence GTGGCTGAAGATTTTCAGTCTCGTGTCCCTTGGAGCACGGAACCTGGTTTAAAACAGAAGACAAGAGAAGTTGGCATTGATTTTGACAGGTTTATAGAGCAAATAGCCGCTAACAGATCAGATGTAGAAATTGCCTCTGATTTTGGTGTGCCGATCAAAGTTATAACCCACTTACGCGATCATTTTCTCCACTTGGGGATTCACTCAATTGTTGGGCAAGACTAA
- a CDS encoding FxsA family protein, which translates to MIFWLLVIVPLIELYILLLISNYLGLMNTIALVIVTGLAGVFLAKQQGLTVLLKVRQQLLEGRVPGEPLLDGLLVLAGALLLLTPGLLTDLIGFCCLIPFTRKIFNSWLKRMIFKMLGRGSIKVWFWR; encoded by the coding sequence ATGATTTTCTGGCTGTTGGTAATTGTACCCCTCATAGAGTTATATATATTGCTTCTAATTAGCAACTATTTAGGCCTCATGAACACAATTGCCCTGGTAATTGTTACAGGATTAGCAGGGGTCTTTTTGGCGAAACAACAGGGTTTGACAGTGTTGCTAAAGGTAAGACAACAACTGCTCGAAGGCAGGGTGCCCGGCGAGCCACTTCTAGATGGTTTGCTTGTTCTTGCAGGTGCCTTACTTTTGTTGACACCTGGGCTTTTGACCGATCTGATTGGTTTTTGCTGCCTGATCCCGTTTACTCGAAAAATATTTAACAGTTGGCTTAAGAGAATGATTTTCAAAATGTTGGGCCGTGGCTCAATAAAAGTATGGTTTTGGCGCTAA
- the guaB gene encoding IMP dehydrogenase, translated as MFLDRIIGEGLTFDDVLLVPAASNVLPRDIDITTFFTRNIRLNIPIVSAGMDTVTEARSAIAIAREGGVGIIHKNISIERQALEVDKVKRSEHGIITDPVYLSPNHKVRDALAIMERYHISGVPITVNGKLVGILTNRDLRFEQNFDRDICDVMTKTNLVTAPIGTSLEQAKEILQRHKIEKLPLVDADFYLRGLITIKDIEKARQYPSSAKDSRGRLLVGAAVGVGSDTMERVEALIGAKVDAIVVDTAHGHSAMVLETVRKIRTNWPQIDLIGGNVATAEGTAALIEAGVDAVKVGVGPGSICTTRVIAGIGIPQITAIIDCSLEASKYGIPVIADGGIKYSGDITKAIAAGASTVMIGSLFAGTEESPGEIEIYQGRSFKVYRGMGSLSAMKEGSKDRYFQEEVQKLVPEGIEGRVPYKGPLSETIYQLAGGLKAGMGYCGTSTIEELRTKTKFIKITSAGLKESHPHDVTITKEAPNYRL; from the coding sequence ATGTTCCTAGACAGGATTATAGGTGAGGGTTTAACTTTTGATGATGTATTGTTAGTTCCAGCAGCTTCAAATGTCTTGCCCAGAGATATTGATATTACTACTTTTTTTACTCGAAATATACGATTAAATATTCCAATTGTAAGTGCAGGAATGGATACCGTTACTGAAGCCCGGTCTGCAATTGCCATAGCCCGCGAGGGAGGAGTCGGGATTATTCATAAGAATATATCCATAGAACGTCAAGCCTTAGAAGTTGATAAGGTAAAAAGATCTGAACATGGAATTATTACAGATCCTGTCTATTTAAGCCCCAATCACAAGGTCAGGGACGCCTTGGCAATCATGGAAAGGTACCATATTTCAGGGGTTCCCATTACAGTCAACGGAAAACTAGTAGGTATTCTAACTAATAGGGATTTGCGTTTCGAACAAAACTTCGATCGGGACATATGTGATGTAATGACAAAAACTAACCTGGTCACAGCACCTATTGGCACATCCCTGGAACAGGCCAAAGAAATCCTGCAGCGCCATAAGATTGAAAAATTACCTCTTGTAGATGCAGATTTTTATCTGAGAGGGTTAATTACTATAAAGGATATTGAAAAGGCACGTCAGTACCCAAGCTCTGCTAAAGACAGCCGTGGCCGCTTGCTTGTGGGAGCAGCCGTAGGTGTTGGGTCCGATACAATGGAACGCGTAGAGGCCTTAATTGGAGCAAAGGTTGACGCCATAGTTGTAGATACTGCACATGGTCATTCTGCAATGGTTTTAGAAACGGTAAGAAAAATAAGGACCAACTGGCCACAGATCGACTTGATCGGCGGTAACGTGGCTACAGCAGAAGGGACTGCAGCTTTAATTGAAGCCGGGGTAGACGCAGTAAAAGTCGGAGTGGGACCTGGCTCTATCTGTACAACCCGAGTTATTGCTGGCATCGGTATTCCCCAGATAACTGCCATTATTGACTGCTCTCTGGAAGCCAGCAAATATGGAATTCCTGTTATAGCTGATGGAGGAATCAAGTATTCCGGCGATATTACCAAAGCAATTGCAGCTGGAGCAAGTACGGTCATGATTGGAAGCCTATTTGCCGGAACCGAAGAAAGTCCAGGTGAAATCGAGATTTATCAAGGCCGCAGCTTTAAAGTTTATCGCGGCATGGGTTCTCTGTCCGCTATGAAAGAAGGAAGTAAAGACCGTTATTTTCAAGAAGAAGTACAAAAGCTGGTACCTGAAGGTATTGAGGGAAGAGTGCCTTACAAGGGACCTCTGTCAGAGACCATTTATCAGCTGGCTGGCGGTTTGAAGGCTGGAATGGGCTACTGCGGAACCTCGACTATCGAAGAGTTAAGAACCAAGACAAAGTTTATTAAAATAACCAGCGCTGGATTAAAGGAAAGCCACCCCCATGATGTTACTATAACTAAAGAGGCTCCGAACTACCGCCTATAG